Within Methyloterricola oryzae, the genomic segment TCACGCCCATAATACACGGAGAGACCTGACAAGGGACTACACCCCTCGCGCGCTTGACGAGCGCTATACTCTTGCAACCCCAAACATCGCCTTCCCAGACGGAACGTGCCAGCGAGCAGACAAGGACAAACGGCTCTTACCTTCATCGCCGACAACACCCTGAGGCCGCCATTGCTGGCGAGCCTGGGCCGTGTCTGCGAGAAAGTCCATGAACTATCAGACCTTGCTGCCCTGGAACGGTTGCCGGCGGAATTTGCATTCGACCTGGTTTTGGTGGACGGTCAATTTCCCGAAACAGCCTTCGCCGCAATCTGCTCGGCCATCCGCCAGCAGCTCAGCTGGCACCCAGGCAAGCCCATCATCGTGTTGGCGGATGACGTAGCCGCCGCCGCCCGTGCACGGCGAGCCGGCGCGACAGACTTCGTGCTGCGCCCGGTGGATTGGCCCGCGTTTGAAGAGCGCATGCGCTTCCACGTAGCCGCCGCCGCCCAAAGTGACTTTGACGTCCGCCAGCGGGAGTGGCTGCGCCATACGCAGCGGCAGGCGGGTGTGGCCAGTTTCGACCTGGATACCGGCACAGGACACTTGCTCTGTTCAGAGGAGATCACTCACCTGCTGGGCCGCGCGGACAGCACGCCGCCCCGTCATCTGGACGAGTTGTTCGCCGCCATCGCCGAGGATGACCGGCAGCGGGTCTGGGAGATTTTCGAGGCGGCCATTCTCAACGGCACCGAGCTCAAGGTCGAGTTCCGTGTGAACCTGGCGGGCAGCGAGAACCGCATCCTGCTGGCCCAGTCCACCGGTAAAATCAAAGGGCAGCGCCTGTGCGGCACGCTTCAGGACGTCACCGAGGGACGCAGAATTGCCGAGCGCCTGAGCTTCCTGGCCTCCTACGACGAACTGACGCTGCTGGCTAACCGCAACCACTTCAAGGACATTCTGGCCAAGGCCATGTCCCAGGCCCAGCGCAGCGGGGTAAAACTGGTGGGGCTGTTCATGGATCTGGACAAATTTCAGCGCATCAACGACTCGTTGGGCCCGAACATCGGCGACCAGTTGTTGCGCATGGTGGCAAACCGCGTCCGGGGCGTGTTGCGCGGAACCGACTGCCTCGCACGGAGCATTGCGGGTGATGACGACCGCCTGGACCAGGTCGCCCGGCTCGGCGGCGACGAGTTCACCATTTTGCTGGTGGACGTCGCCAGGGTCGAGAACAGCGCACGGGTCGCACAGCGCATACTCGATGCCCTCAAGGATGCCTTCGTCGTCGACGAGCACGAGATCGTCGTCTCAGCCAGCATAGGTATCACCATCTTCCCGGACGACAGCACCGATCTGGACTCGTTCATGAAGAACGGCGACGCCGCCATGTTCCATGCCAAGGCCCAGGGCCGCAACAACTACCAGTTTTTCAACGAATCACTCCACCTCAGCGCATCCAGCAAGCTGGCCCTGGAAGGCCGTTTGCGCCGTGCCATGGAAAACCGCGAACTGGTACTGCACTATCAGCCCAAGATAGACGCCGGCAGCGGCCGGGTGCTCGGCGTCGAGGCACTGGTGCGCTGGAGCCATCCGGATATGGGGCTGGTGCCACCCAGCCAGTTCATACCCGTCGCCGAGGAAACGGGATTGATCGTTCCCATTGGCGAGTGGGTGCTCAACGAGGCCTGCCGACAGGCCATCGAGTGGCGGGCTCAGGGCCTCAAAGATCTGTCCATAGGCGTCAACC encodes:
- a CDS encoding putative bifunctional diguanylate cyclase/phosphodiesterase; amino-acid sequence: MPASRQGQTALTFIADNTLRPPLLASLGRVCEKVHELSDLAALERLPAEFAFDLVLVDGQFPETAFAAICSAIRQQLSWHPGKPIIVLADDVAAAARARRAGATDFVLRPVDWPAFEERMRFHVAAAAQSDFDVRQREWLRHTQRQAGVASFDLDTGTGHLLCSEEITHLLGRADSTPPRHLDELFAAIAEDDRQRVWEIFEAAILNGTELKVEFRVNLAGSENRILLAQSTGKIKGQRLCGTLQDVTEGRRIAERLSFLASYDELTLLANRNHFKDILAKAMSQAQRSGVKLVGLFMDLDKFQRINDSLGPNIGDQLLRMVANRVRGVLRGTDCLARSIAGDDDRLDQVARLGGDEFTILLVDVARVENSARVAQRILDALKDAFVVDEHEIVVSASIGITIFPDDSTDLDSFMKNGDAAMFHAKAQGRNNYQFFNESLHLSASSKLALEGRLRRAMENRELVLHYQPKIDAGSGRVLGVEALVRWSHPDMGLVPPSQFIPVAEETGLIVPIGEWVLNEACRQAIEWRAQGLKDLSIGVNLSALQFRGADLSQRLADIIAAHGIQPECIDVELTESMLMYDVEDAIHKMNELRGIGLTLSIDDFGTGYSSLSYLMRFPLNTLKIDRSFVRDLAADTHCASITRAILMMAKSLNLKVVAEGVETSQQAAWLRENECDVLQGYYFSRPLPADELARFCAEKQVSAHDGG